A genomic segment from Triticum dicoccoides isolate Atlit2015 ecotype Zavitan chromosome 1A, WEW_v2.0, whole genome shotgun sequence encodes:
- the LOC119291343 gene encoding histone H2B.2-like, giving the protein MAPKADKKPAAESKVEKAAETAPAGKKPKAEKRLPAGKTASKEAGGEGKTRGRKKGSKAKKGVETYKIYIFKVLKQVHPDIGISSKAMSIMNSFINDIFEKLAGESAKLARYNKKPTITSREIQTSVRLVLPGELAKHAVSEGTKAVTKFTSS; this is encoded by the coding sequence atggCCCCCAAGGCGGACAAGAAGCCGGCCGCCGAGAGCAAGGTCGAGAAGGCGGCGGAGACGGCCCCGGCGGGCAAGAAGCCCAAGGCCGAGAAGCGGCTGCCGGCGGGCAAGACGGCGTCcaaggaggccggcggcgaggggaAAACCCGGGGCAGGAAGAAGGGCAGCAAGGCCAAGAAGGGCGTGGAGACGTACAAGATCTACATCTtcaaggtgctgaagcaggtgcacCCCGACATCGGCATCTCCTCCAAGGCCATGTCcatcatgaactccttcatcaacgACATCTTCGAGAAGCTCGCCGGGGAGTCGGCCAAGCTCGCGAGGTACAACAAGAAGCCCACCATCACGTCCAGGGAGATCCAGACCTCCGTCCGCCTCGTCCTCCCCGGCGAGCTCGCCAAGCACGCCGTCTCCGAGGGCACCAAGGCCGTCACCAAGTTCACCTCCTCCTAG
- the LOC119291377 gene encoding uncharacterized protein LOC119291377, with amino-acid sequence MSLLPAASSPHHGSPSASSPHHGSPRSLHLRYDLALPPTLPVSPVSTLPPVSNLSDDASLPDAAPGRGGLEHRGIEACSGCQAAAQPALGVPYDTRLKGLDDDRGTKGLTQDASKSHFKRSTGVQGEQLR; translated from the exons ATGTCGCTTCTCCCTgccgcctcctctcctcaccacggcTCGCCCTCGGCATCCTCTCCCCACCACGGCTCGCCCCGCAGCCTCCACCTCCGATACGACCTCGCGCTGCCACCAACGCTTCCGGTCTCCCCTGTATCGACACTGCCGCCGGTGTCCAACCTCAGCGACGACGCCAGCCTGCCCGACGCAGCTCCTGGCCGCGGCGGCCTAGAACACCGAGGTATAGAAGCCTGCTCCGGCTGCCAAGCTGCCGCCCAACCTGCTCTG GGGGTTCCATATGATACAAGACTCAAAGGTCTAGATGATGACAGAGGAACCAAAGGTCTAACACAGGATGCTTCAAAGTCTCATTTTAAAAGGTCAACAG GTGTGCAAGGGGAGCAACTTCGCTGA
- the LOC119291353 gene encoding uncharacterized protein LOC119291353 isoform X1 has product MEDYFERILNLAWQLRQHLTQFIENVFGCIDWIPQRHEVQFSAYYGGSLPDTGRYVHGQSSALSISNTTEELSISSTTEEQAAHRISEITIFRNGVSGICQRSYASWSSYILRGYRLGERLALHLRGLCSLFVNEINTKLTRSLHRFWTTLQGSSEDIGWLQRTQMSLYSVDGTSRFQELLHDVRNGMHYLPDTLVYLLIPGLFSNHSPLYFLNTKRFFSRMGLTCHIAKIHSEASVEKNARELKLYIEELYWGSGKQVLLLGHSKGGVDAAAALSLYWSELKGKVAGLALVQSPYGGTPVASDILREGQIADRETRRIMELIVCKLIKGDMRALEDLTYDKRKDFISRHRLPVDELPIISFHTEASTAPTVLATLTRIAQAELLPLLAVAPLPRFLSEYAESLLASLKLPVVMPVSAAMAVTALHLRLRYGESSDGLVTRRDAEVPGSVVVRPERRLDHAWLVFSTRSRRRAEADATQVCEALLAMLVEIGGKRRRCLIEEIVT; this is encoded by the exons ATGGAGGACTATTTTGAGCGCATCCTAAACCTTGCTTGGCAGTTACGACAACACTTGACACAATTCATAG AAAATGTGTTTGGGTGCATTGATTGGATTCCTCAACGGCATGAAGTCCAATTCTCTGCTTACTATGGAGGATCATTGCCTGACACTGGAAGATATGTTCATGGACAGAGTTCTGCGTTGTCCATTAGCAATACCACAGAAGAGTTATCCATTAGTAGTACTACAGAAGAACAGGCTGCACATAGGATATCTGAGATCACAATTTTCAGAAATGGTGTATCCGGAATTTGTCAAAG ATCATATGCTAGCTGGTCATCCTATATTTTGCGTGGCTATAGATTGGGGGAAAGATTGGCACTCCATTTGCGAGGGCTGTGCAGTCTCTTTGTAAATGAGATTAATACCAAACTAACCAG GTCCTTGCACCGTTTCTGGACAACATTACAAGGCTCTTCTGAAGATATAGGGTGGTTGCAAAGAACTCAAATGTCGCTTTATTCAGTTGATGGCACATCTCGCTTTCAGGAGCTTTTGCATGATGTCAG AAATGGCATGCATTACCTGCCTGATACACTGGTTTACTTGCTCATCCCTG GCCTTTTTAGCAACCACAGTCCACTTTACTTTCTCAACACTAAAAGATTCTTTTCAAGGATGGGGCTTACTTGCCATATTGCAAAGATTCATAGTGAG GCATCAGTGGAGAAAAATGCACGGGAACTGAAACTATACATCGAGGAGCTCTACTGGGGATCTGGCAAACAGGTTTTGCTCCTCGGACATAGCAAGGGCGGAGTCGATGCGGCTGCCGCACTCTCGTTGTACTGGTCCGAGCTCAAGGGCAAGGTTGCCGGTCTGGCACTGGTTCAGAGCCCGTATGGAGGCACCCCAGTGGCTTCCGACATCCTTCGAGAAGGCCAGATCGCTGACAGGGAGACGAGGAGGATCATGGAACTGATAGTGTGCAAACTTATCAAG GGCGACATGAGAGCTCTGGAGGATCTCACGTACGACAAGAGAAAGGACTTCATTTCCAGGCACAGGCTCCCGGTGGACGAGCTGCCGATCATCTCCTTCCACACGGAGGCCAGCACTGCCCCGACGGTGCTCGCGACGCTGACCCGCATCGCCCAGGCCGAGCTCCTCCCGCTGCTCGCGGTGGCACCCCTGCCACGCTTCCTGTCCGAGTATGCAGAGTCATTGCTCGCTTCTCTGAAGCTGCCCGTGGTGATGCCGGTGTCGGCCGCGATGGCGGTCACCGCGCTCCACCTGCGGCTGCGGTACGGGGAGAGCAGCGACGGCCTAGTGACGCGGCGCGACGCTGAGGTGCCGGGGTCCGTGGTGGTGCGGCCCGAGCGGAGGCTGGACCACGCGTGGCTGGTGTTCTCGACACGGAGCAGGCGCCGGGCCGAGGCCGACGCCACCCAGGTGTGCGAGGCCCTGCTGGCCATGCTCGTCGAGATCGGCGGCAAGAGACGCCGCTGCCTCATCGAGGAGATCGTTACTTGA
- the LOC119291353 gene encoding uncharacterized protein LOC119291353 isoform X2, with amino-acid sequence MSLYSVDGTSRFQELLHDVRNGMHYLPDTLVYLLIPGLFSNHSPLYFLNTKRFFSRMGLTCHIAKIHSEASVEKNARELKLYIEELYWGSGKQVLLLGHSKGGVDAAAALSLYWSELKGKVAGLALVQSPYGGTPVASDILREGQIADRETRRIMELIVCKLIKGDMRALEDLTYDKRKDFISRHRLPVDELPIISFHTEASTAPTVLATLTRIAQAELLPLLAVAPLPRFLSEYAESLLASLKLPVVMPVSAAMAVTALHLRLRYGESSDGLVTRRDAEVPGSVVVRPERRLDHAWLVFSTRSRRRAEADATQVCEALLAMLVEIGGKRRRCLIEEIVT; translated from the exons ATGTCGCTTTATTCAGTTGATGGCACATCTCGCTTTCAGGAGCTTTTGCATGATGTCAG AAATGGCATGCATTACCTGCCTGATACACTGGTTTACTTGCTCATCCCTG GCCTTTTTAGCAACCACAGTCCACTTTACTTTCTCAACACTAAAAGATTCTTTTCAAGGATGGGGCTTACTTGCCATATTGCAAAGATTCATAGTGAG GCATCAGTGGAGAAAAATGCACGGGAACTGAAACTATACATCGAGGAGCTCTACTGGGGATCTGGCAAACAGGTTTTGCTCCTCGGACATAGCAAGGGCGGAGTCGATGCGGCTGCCGCACTCTCGTTGTACTGGTCCGAGCTCAAGGGCAAGGTTGCCGGTCTGGCACTGGTTCAGAGCCCGTATGGAGGCACCCCAGTGGCTTCCGACATCCTTCGAGAAGGCCAGATCGCTGACAGGGAGACGAGGAGGATCATGGAACTGATAGTGTGCAAACTTATCAAG GGCGACATGAGAGCTCTGGAGGATCTCACGTACGACAAGAGAAAGGACTTCATTTCCAGGCACAGGCTCCCGGTGGACGAGCTGCCGATCATCTCCTTCCACACGGAGGCCAGCACTGCCCCGACGGTGCTCGCGACGCTGACCCGCATCGCCCAGGCCGAGCTCCTCCCGCTGCTCGCGGTGGCACCCCTGCCACGCTTCCTGTCCGAGTATGCAGAGTCATTGCTCGCTTCTCTGAAGCTGCCCGTGGTGATGCCGGTGTCGGCCGCGATGGCGGTCACCGCGCTCCACCTGCGGCTGCGGTACGGGGAGAGCAGCGACGGCCTAGTGACGCGGCGCGACGCTGAGGTGCCGGGGTCCGTGGTGGTGCGGCCCGAGCGGAGGCTGGACCACGCGTGGCTGGTGTTCTCGACACGGAGCAGGCGCCGGGCCGAGGCCGACGCCACCCAGGTGTGCGAGGCCCTGCTGGCCATGCTCGTCGAGATCGGCGGCAAGAGACGCCGCTGCCTCATCGAGGAGATCGTTACTTGA